The following coding sequences lie in one Gemmatimonadota bacterium genomic window:
- the fadI gene encoding acetyl-CoA C-acyltransferase FadI → MKTAIVAGIRTPFARSGTVFADLTAIELGKLAVRELVARSEIDPAEVGQLIYGTVVHDTQAPNIAREVGLATLPKTVPAVTVSRACSSANQAIADGVNLIGQGYADIVIAGGAESLSHVPITVSERLSKRLVEASKAKTLGQRVAAFRGLRPKELVPVQPAIAEPTTGETMGQSAERMAKENGISREEQDRWALRSHQLAQAGTEDGRLLAEIAPVYVGKAYETVVDRDNGIRADTNLEALGKLKPVFDRKFGSVTAGNASPLTDGASAVLLMSEQAVRSHGVEPLAWIKSYAFTALDPAQQLLQGPYYAAPIALDRAGITMADVQLLEMHEAFAAQVLSNLRWWESDEIAERELGRATAVGHPPEDVINVMGGSIAIGHPFGATGGRVTMTLVNEMKRRDLELGLITVCAAGGLGFAMVVERA, encoded by the coding sequence ATGAAGACGGCCATCGTCGCTGGGATCCGGACCCCGTTCGCCCGCTCGGGCACTGTGTTCGCCGATCTGACGGCCATCGAGCTCGGCAAGCTGGCGGTGCGGGAGTTGGTGGCCCGCTCGGAGATCGACCCCGCCGAGGTGGGCCAACTCATCTACGGAACGGTGGTGCACGACACGCAGGCGCCCAACATCGCCCGTGAGGTGGGCCTGGCTACGCTCCCCAAGACCGTCCCGGCGGTGACGGTCTCACGCGCCTGCAGCTCCGCCAACCAGGCCATCGCGGACGGAGTGAACCTGATCGGCCAGGGATACGCCGACATCGTGATCGCCGGCGGAGCCGAGTCGCTCTCCCATGTGCCCATCACCGTCAGCGAGCGCCTGTCCAAACGTCTGGTGGAAGCCTCCAAGGCCAAGACGCTCGGGCAGCGCGTAGCGGCCTTCCGCGGGCTGCGCCCCAAGGAGTTGGTCCCCGTGCAACCGGCCATCGCCGAACCCACAACGGGCGAGACCATGGGGCAGTCCGCCGAGCGCATGGCCAAGGAGAACGGCATCAGCCGCGAGGAGCAGGATCGCTGGGCGCTGCGTTCCCATCAGCTCGCGCAGGCGGGCACCGAGGACGGTCGCCTCCTGGCCGAGATCGCACCGGTGTACGTGGGCAAGGCCTACGAAACCGTGGTGGACCGGGACAACGGGATCCGCGCCGACACGAACCTGGAGGCCCTCGGCAAGCTGAAGCCGGTGTTCGACCGGAAGTTCGGATCGGTGACCGCCGGCAATGCTTCGCCGCTCACCGATGGTGCCTCGGCGGTGCTGTTGATGTCCGAGCAGGCAGTACGCAGCCACGGCGTGGAGCCGCTCGCCTGGATCAAGAGCTACGCCTTCACGGCGCTCGACCCCGCCCAGCAGCTCCTGCAGGGCCCCTACTACGCGGCGCCCATCGCGCTCGACCGTGCAGGCATCACCATGGCCGACGTGCAGCTCCTGGAGATGCACGAGGCCTTTGCGGCCCAGGTGCTCTCCAACCTGCGCTGGTGGGAGTCCGACGAGATCGCCGAGCGTGAGCTGGGCCGCGCCACGGCGGTGGGGCACCCTCCCGAGGACGTCATCAACGTCATGGGTGGGTCCATCGCCATCGGCCACCCCTTCGGAGCCACCGGTGGACGTGTAACCATGACGCTCGTCAACGAGATGAAGCGGCGTGATCTGGAGCTGGGCCTCATCACCGTGTGTGCCGCCGGCGGGCTCGGCTTCGCGATGGTGGTGGAGCGCGCCTGA
- a CDS encoding HD domain-containing protein produces MRVELGFLETKVARRLLFLFVFCAVLPITALATVSYRHVAQHLRRTHQERVDDLVAGTQDLLRDRLQVAEGELGVLSSALALPELDPKDAGALAARAASFAAVALDRGGRAPTAVLGSLPSIPELSAEERRYLEQDRPLFRVVRYAQGTPELLLARTVPSAEGPRTIVWARLRSGFLWDGVPTAPYTGGELAIVDASLAPLYGPLSSDETFRTRLSALVGNGEEGTLSWTAEGEPFQAVAIPLRLGSPLEAPAWHLVVSVPAQAITAPLRDFTQRFLPVMLTALLIVLLLSDVQIRRTIQPLKRLKEGTRRIADEHFDTTVDISSNDEFQELADSFNRMAQRLGEQFGTLTVIREVDQAALEEAEGRQLIDPLLRGMRSVVRTDTISVCLLDTEDPHQGVCYTVVGQDSEVDVEHVTLARSDLTSLETQPQHIDTPAGAVRPAYLMVTALAANADAGFASLPLVLRGGPAGVVSFPVMSDAEKGSAHLLRARQVADQLALALSNVRRLRALDRFNWGALTALARTIDANSPWTAGHSERVAELATLIATQMGLSEKDVDIVQRGALLHDIGKIGVPMEILNKAGPLSEEEMAAVREHTVIGARILEPIAEYAELLPIVLHHHERIDGRGYPNGQRGDAIDLNARILSVADTFDALTSDRPYRRGLPPRTAIEVVRNAAGTQLDVKVVEAFLALHEAGALEGFTKKEKRSAKKPAKPEALLATTG; encoded by the coding sequence GTCTGCAGGTAGCCGAGGGCGAGCTCGGCGTCCTTTCGAGCGCGCTCGCACTCCCTGAGCTCGATCCGAAGGACGCCGGCGCGCTGGCCGCCCGGGCCGCGAGCTTCGCGGCGGTGGCGCTGGACCGTGGCGGTCGCGCACCCACCGCGGTGCTGGGGTCGCTCCCGAGCATTCCCGAGCTCTCCGCGGAGGAACGGCGCTATCTCGAGCAGGATCGCCCGCTGTTCCGCGTGGTCCGCTACGCGCAGGGTACGCCCGAGCTGTTGCTCGCGCGAACCGTGCCGTCCGCGGAGGGACCCCGCACCATCGTCTGGGCTCGCCTGCGCTCCGGCTTCCTCTGGGACGGCGTGCCGACCGCACCCTATACCGGCGGAGAGCTGGCGATCGTCGACGCGTCCCTGGCGCCCCTCTATGGTCCGCTCTCCAGCGACGAGACGTTCCGCACGCGCCTCTCCGCGCTGGTGGGCAACGGTGAGGAAGGGACGCTGAGCTGGACCGCCGAAGGCGAGCCGTTCCAGGCGGTCGCCATCCCGCTCCGGTTGGGCAGCCCGCTCGAGGCACCCGCCTGGCACCTGGTGGTGAGCGTGCCCGCCCAGGCGATCACGGCTCCCCTGCGTGACTTCACCCAGCGGTTCCTGCCGGTGATGCTCACGGCCCTGCTCATCGTGCTGCTCCTCAGTGACGTCCAGATCCGTCGCACCATCCAACCGCTCAAGCGGCTCAAGGAAGGGACGCGACGCATCGCCGACGAGCACTTCGATACCACCGTCGACATCTCCAGCAACGACGAGTTCCAGGAGCTGGCCGACTCCTTCAACCGCATGGCCCAACGCCTGGGCGAACAGTTCGGCACCCTCACGGTGATCCGCGAGGTGGACCAGGCGGCGCTGGAGGAAGCCGAGGGGCGTCAGCTGATCGATCCGCTGCTGCGCGGCATGCGCTCGGTGGTTCGTACCGACACGATCTCGGTGTGCCTGCTCGATACGGAAGATCCCCACCAGGGTGTCTGCTACACGGTGGTGGGGCAGGACAGCGAGGTGGACGTGGAGCACGTCACGCTGGCCCGTAGCGATCTGACGTCGCTGGAGACACAGCCTCAGCACATCGACACACCGGCTGGCGCGGTGCGCCCCGCCTACCTCATGGTCACGGCGCTGGCCGCCAATGCCGATGCCGGCTTCGCATCGCTTCCCCTCGTGCTGCGCGGCGGGCCGGCGGGGGTGGTCTCCTTCCCGGTGATGTCGGACGCCGAGAAGGGCAGCGCGCATCTGCTGCGCGCGCGTCAGGTCGCCGACCAGCTCGCTCTGGCCCTGTCCAATGTGCGACGGCTGCGAGCGCTCGACCGCTTCAACTGGGGCGCGCTCACGGCGCTCGCTCGCACCATCGACGCCAACTCACCCTGGACCGCGGGGCACTCCGAGCGGGTGGCCGAGCTGGCGACCCTGATCGCGACCCAGATGGGCCTGAGCGAGAAGGACGTGGACATCGTCCAGCGGGGTGCGCTCCTGCACGATATCGGCAAGATCGGCGTGCCCATGGAGATCCTGAACAAGGCGGGGCCGCTGTCCGAGGAAGAGATGGCAGCCGTCCGCGAGCATACCGTCATCGGCGCTCGCATCCTGGAGCCCATCGCTGAGTACGCCGAGCTGCTTCCGATCGTGCTGCACCATCACGAGCGCATCGACGGACGAGGCTACCCCAATGGTCAACGCGGCGACGCCATCGACCTGAACGCACGCATCCTCTCGGTGGCCGACACGTTCGACGCGCTGACCTCGGACCGCCCCTACCGCCGCGGTCTGCCACCTCGCACCGCCATCGAAGTGGTGCGCAATGCTGCCGGCACCCAGCTGGATGTGAAGGTCGTAGAGGCCTTTCTGGCCCTGCACGAGGCCGGCGCTCTGGAGGGCTTCACCAAGAAGGAGAAGCGCTCCGCCAAGAAGCCCGCCAAGCCCGAAGCGCTGTTGGCAACGACCGGCTGA
- a CDS encoding alcohol dehydrogenase catalytic domain-containing protein: protein MRAVTFNVTIPGFLLARSLGRVSRGATHGILSGLRLREQPEPELPGPAWAKLTVLYGGICGSDLGNLSFTSSPVMEPFGSFPAVLGHEILARVDEVGPGVTRVRPGDRVAVDPMLSCTVRGFTGERVCGSCREGWHSTCENAGEQGELRIGGAPLARGLTVGYHRDLPGGWGERMIAHESQLFVVDDALDDRVAALIEPLSIGVHAALGTDLGSGPILVIGSGPIAFATLWAIRAAGFQGELLAQAKRPAEVELARALGASAVVRPGEEARDALVATGAQAYQPIVGDEVYAGGGFPLIFDCVGSKDTITQSLRYASARGRVVLLGCAAEIKKLDLTLLWAHELHAHGFVGYGIERWRGESLHTFEVTHRMLLETDAPVQRMVTDIYPLAQYKDALAAAEDRRRSGAVKVLLKP from the coding sequence ATGCGCGCCGTCACCTTCAACGTGACCATTCCGGGCTTCCTGCTGGCCCGCTCGCTCGGACGGGTGTCGCGCGGTGCCACGCATGGCATCCTGAGCGGCCTGCGCCTCCGGGAGCAGCCGGAGCCGGAGCTTCCCGGGCCCGCCTGGGCCAAGCTCACCGTGCTCTATGGTGGGATCTGCGGCTCGGATCTGGGCAATCTGTCGTTCACGTCCAGCCCAGTGATGGAGCCGTTCGGCTCCTTCCCAGCCGTGCTCGGGCACGAGATTCTGGCCCGGGTGGATGAGGTGGGGCCGGGCGTCACCCGTGTGCGTCCCGGTGACCGGGTGGCCGTCGACCCCATGCTCTCCTGCACCGTGCGCGGATTCACCGGAGAGCGCGTGTGCGGGTCCTGTCGGGAGGGGTGGCACTCCACCTGTGAGAACGCGGGAGAGCAGGGCGAGCTGAGGATCGGCGGCGCGCCGCTGGCGCGAGGTCTCACGGTGGGATATCACCGGGACCTCCCGGGTGGCTGGGGCGAGCGCATGATTGCGCACGAATCCCAACTGTTCGTCGTGGACGATGCTCTCGACGATCGGGTGGCCGCGCTCATCGAGCCCCTCTCCATCGGCGTGCACGCGGCTCTGGGAACCGATCTGGGGTCGGGACCGATCCTGGTGATCGGCAGCGGACCCATCGCCTTCGCGACCCTGTGGGCCATCCGGGCCGCCGGGTTCCAGGGCGAGCTTCTGGCACAGGCCAAGCGGCCCGCCGAGGTCGAACTGGCGCGCGCGTTGGGTGCCAGCGCTGTGGTCCGACCGGGAGAGGAGGCGCGCGACGCGCTGGTGGCGACGGGCGCGCAGGCCTACCAGCCCATCGTCGGAGACGAGGTCTACGCGGGCGGCGGCTTCCCGCTGATCTTCGACTGCGTGGGGAGCAAGGACACCATCACACAGTCGCTGCGCTATGCCTCCGCGCGCGGTAGGGTGGTGCTCCTGGGCTGTGCGGCGGAGATCAAGAAGCTGGATCTGACCCTCTTGTGGGCGCACGAGCTGCACGCGCACGGCTTCGTGGGCTACGGGATCGAACGGTGGCGGGGCGAGTCGCTCCACACCTTCGAAGTGACCCACCGGATGCTGCTGGAGACCGACGCGCCCGTGCAGCGCATGGTCACCGATATCTATCCGCTGGCCCAGTACAAGGACGCACTGGCGGCCGCGGAGGATCGGCGCCGCAGCGGTGCTGTGAAGGTGCTGCTCAAGCCCTGA